The Geminocystis sp. NIES-3708 genomic sequence AATTCTAAGTTTTTCATAAATTATTTTTGGAAAATTATTTATACTGTGATTGAGGTTATTCGCTTTTATCTGTATTGTCAATCATAATCAAATCTTATGCTACAAACAAAGACAACTATGAAATATTTATCCCCAATTATTTGGTTACTTATCTCTCTTTTTTTTAGTAATACGGCTCAAGCAGAAACATTACCATCAGCTTCAGAAGTTGGTAATTTTTTCGGCACTTATATGTGTGAATCATTGATAACAAAAGGGAATATGGATGATGATAAAATTATGGAACAATTTGCAGAAGATTTAATTCTCAAATATGGAGAAGAAACAACCCTGAAATTAATAGATAAAATGGAGTTGAGCGAAAAGAGCTTAGAAAGTGATAGCTATGGAATTAATTTAATGAAAGGTGCTTTTAATCATATTATCAACAATGATCCTTGTTTTAAGATCTTTGTCGAACAAGTATTTTAATTGAGATAGACTACAAAAATTTTAAAAAAGAAGTTGTATATAAATCTCACATCTATCTGTTTTTGATGTTGAGGATTAGACATCTTATTCAAAAAAAAAGTTAAAGTATAAATGTTAAGTTTTATAACAATTGAGGTTAATTGATGTTAGAACTGTATCAATTTGAATTATCACAGTTTTCTGAAAAAGTTAGGTTTATTCTCGACTATAAAGGATTAGAGTATAAAAAAATCGAAGTAACTCCTGGTATCGGACAGTTAGAAGTTTTCAAAGTTTCAGGACAAAGACAAGTTCCAGTATTAAAAGATGGTGATACTTACATTGCCGATTCCACAGAAATCGCTCTATATTTAGATAGTAAATATCCAGAAAAACCTTTAATCCCTAGCGATGGTATAACTAGAGGACAATGTTTGTTGATAGAAGAATGGGCAGATCAATCTCTGGGTTTAAATGGGCGTAAGGCATTTATGGGTGCATTAAATCATTATCCCAATTTTCGTACTTCTTTTTTACCGAAAAATACCCCTGATATTTTCAAAACTTTTGTCAGTGCCTTTCCATCTGAAGTGTTTAATGCTATTGGTATAGGTCTTACTTTAGGTACAGATATTTTAAAAGTAGGAGAAAAAACTTTAAAACGTGATTTAGAAGCCCTAACTTTAATTTTAAAAAATCAACCCTATCTAGTGGGTGATAAACCAACTTTAGCAGATTTCACCGTAGCGGCTTTAACTACTATTATTAAATTTCCTCCTGTTGCCTATTTTGATATACCAATTGATATTGAAGGTAAAGGTATCCCCGGAATAGCTGATAATAGTGATTATTTTACTTTTTTTGAATGGCGTGATCGTCTTTATGCAGATTTTCGTCAACCTGTCGATAAATCTAGTAGTAATTTTGGTGGCAGTAGTCAAGATAATAAGCCTACATCCATCGAAATAGATTAATCAATTATTAATTTTAAAGCAATTAGAAGTTAATTACTATTAGGCAATGTATAGTGGGCATTGCCCACAAATCACAATAAAAAGTTTTTAAACTTCCTGAAAATATTTTTTCTACGCAACTTCTAACTATCAATTATTTATTTTCTATCTCTTCAGATTATCTTCATCATTTTTCTTCTGTTGAACTGTAAAACCGCATCATTGAGTCTAAAATATTGGTTAACAAAAATATATATTTAATAATTATGTGGACAAAATTTCTCCTAAAAACAACTTCTAAATTAAGTTTTATCGCCCTATTTTGGTTAATTTTTACAACTTCTGCCCATGCCGCTTTAGAGTTAAGAGTAGCCATCAAAAAAGGTGTTAATAATGTACAAATTGGAAGTTCAACTCCCGCAATCATTAAAGACAGTGGTGGACGAGTAGTAGGACAAGTAGAACAAATGAATTCTTTTGTTGCTAAGTCTAATGGTGCTAATGTTAACCTTGCTCAATGGAACTCAAATCGTCTATGGTTAGAACCTACTGGAGATGGAGTTATTTGGATTGGCGATCGCTGGTATCGTGGTCGAGTATTATTAACTCGTCAAGGTAGCGGAATTACCGCCGTCAATTATGTAGATTTAGAAGATTATTTATATAGTGTGGTTGGTGCGGAAGCAGTAGCTAGTTGGCCTCAAGAAGCTCTAAAAACTCAAGCCGTCGCTGCTCGTACCTATGCTTTATACAAACGCAATACCAGTAAGAATAGTGTTTTTGATCTTGATACAACTACCGCAACCCAAGTATATAAAGGATTAGGCAGTGAATATACCACCACCCATCAAGCCGTAAAAGCTACCAATGGGCAAATTATGACCTATAATAACCAACCAATTTTGGCTGTATTTCACTCTTCATCAGGTGGACATACAGAAAACGTGGAAGATATTTGGACTTCCCCTCTACCTTACTTACGAGGAGTTGTTGATTATGATCAAACAGCCCCTGTTTTTCAATGGAATAAAACAGTTTCACCTTCTAGTATTAGTCGTGTTGCAGGTGGTGTTGGGAATATTCGTGCCTTAGTACCTCAAAAAACCACTCCTCAAGGTAGAATTGTGACGATGCAAGTAGTTGGCGATCGTAGTACGAAAACTGTAGCAGGAAGCGATTTAAGAAGTGCATTAGATTTACGTAGTACATTATTTAGGGTGTCATCAGGAGGCAACACTTTACAGGTATCAGGAAGAGGATTTGGTCATGGTTTAGGCTTAAGCCAATGGGGAACATACTACTTAGCTCAAAATGGTGTTAATTATCGTCAAATTCTCGGACATTATTATCAGAATGCAAGACTTGCAACCATGAAAACTAGATAAGTAGTCAATTGTTTCATGGTTTTTTGATGAAGATAGGAATTAGGAAGATAGAAGAAATACTAGCTAGTGAGGTGTTTATCTTAGTAATCTGGTTGAAAAAATAATTTACTAAGATAATAAGATCAAAAATTATCTATTTTTGTCAAACTTAGGGGTTTATTATATTCAATCCCTGATTTTGTCTTCTGATTTATTCGGCGGCTATTGAGTAGGTAAATTTAGTGGAGAAAATAAGATAGGGAAAACTATAAAGCCTAAAAAAATTAGTGAAATGATATTGATATTTTTAAAGCGAATGTGTCTTAGTTTAACAACTTTTTCAAAAATAATTTATAACACTCAAATAAAAAATAGTATCAGTTTTAAAAAGTAAATAATTAATCAATATTACTTTACAAAAATTATAAGTTACATTTTTTAAAATATCCATCAAATATTTTTGATTGTATGATACACTGAGGGAAAAAAAATAAAACTGTATTGGAATTTATCATAATAGATAATTTATAGAATTGATAAATGTAAATCAAGTGAAAAATATGACTCCAAGACAGTACAAATCGAACCAAAAATCATGCCTAATTCAAAAACAACAACTTTTGTTACATCACAATTAAAACTTTATACTCTTCTTTCTCAATTAAAATTTCCAAAAAGTTACTTAGGAAAAATAATGTTAGTTGCTTTTCTAGGTACTCACATACCCTTACTATCACTCTTTTTTTATGCTATTGCCGTTACCAGTTTAACTACCGATGCAAAAATCGGCGTTGCTGATTTAAGCTATGAACGGTATGGTAAAGGTACATCTTTGCAACAAAAATAATGTATTAAGAGGCGAATGGAATAATTCAACATTTTTGCGGATTTAGAATCACATAGTGTTTTGCGATGTAGTCTTGCCAAATAATGTCTTAATCTTGTATTTTTGCCTTCTACTTTTGTAATATATATTTTACTGATAATGAGTAAGATCGACCTCAGGGATAAATTATGGATGTACTTTCCAACCATCTGTTACATAAAAATAGGATTTCCATTTTTTCACTTCTTCCCATAACGGTTGAAACGTCTGTGCACTATGATCTCTACCTAATCTAAAATTCCTTGTTTAAAGTGATTTACTGCCGTCCAAATCCATATTTTGTTTTTTTTTCACTCACAAATGTTTCCAATTCATCTAATTCTCCGACTTGTGTTACAACCTCTGTTTGATAAGCATTTGGCAACGGACTGCCAACTTGTTTAACCCATTTACTGTGGTGTAATGAACATCTTTAACCCGTTCAATGGCTCGAAAACCCATACCATTGACGTACATCTTTAGGCAATCTCGACGAATCTGGTCGGAATAACATCGTTGCCTTTCTTTGAGTACTGTTAATAAATTGACGAGAACCTGAGGGGGCGACAATGAAGGTAAACAGACGATGGCATAAGAGATTGAAGCTGGTAATCTGGATAAAAATAAGATGTTTTTAGTTTTTATATTAATTACTATAGAAAAAGATGTTTCAACTTCCCCAATTTTATCAGGAGTATTTAAAAAAACAGTTTAATTTACCTCAATATTTAACTCTTTGTCTTTTAGTTAATTTACTTCAAAATCTTAAAACTGTTAGGTTAGAAGAAATGGCAAAACTTTTTCCTTATCCGATTAAATTAAGAAGTAGAATTAAAAAGTTACAAAGATTTTTAAGTCTGAAAAATTGGAAAGTTGAAACCATATGGTTTCCGATTTTAAAATCATGGATTATGAACCAATGGGAATCAAACAAAGTAATTTATTTAGTCATGGATAGAACACAGTGGCAAAACATTAATATATTGATGGTAAGTTTAGTTCATCATCAAGGAGCTATCCCTGTATATTTTATCTGATTAAATAAAAAAGGAAGTAGTAATTTATCAGAACAAAAACAAGTATTAGAAGCAAGTATTAATTTATTAATTGAATATAAAATAATCGTTTTAGGAGATAGAGAATTTTGCTCTGTGGATTTAGCAAAATGGTTATCAGTAGAGAAACAGGTTTATTTATCTCTACGTTTAAAAAAGAGTGAATATGTGGAGTTAGAAACTGATATATGGTTTCGATTGAGTGAATTAGGTTTATCTCCAGGATTCTCCGTATATTATCGAGGAATAAAAGTTACAAAAACCAAGGGATTCTCAGGAATTAATTTAGCAGCAAAATGGAAGAAAAACTATAGACATAAATCGAGTAAACAGCCATGGTTTATTCTCACAAATTTAGAAAGTATGTCGGAAACAATCTCTGCTTATTCCAAAAGAATGGGTATTGAAGAAATGTTTAGAGATTTTAAATTAGGAGGTTATAACTTAGAAAGTACAAAACTTGAAAATGAACGACTAATTTCTTTAATTATACTGATAACATTATCCTATAGTTATTCAACATTTATAGGAGAAGAAATTAAAAGAAAAGGAATAAGTGAATATCTAGTTAGACCCACAGAAAAAAGAAGAAGATATAAAAGATATAGTGATTTTTCTATTGGTTTAAATGGGATAAAATGGCTAAGTGAAATCTGCTTTTTTCAAGAACAATTAGATAAGTTAACCTCTTTATTTCCTCAGAAACAGTCCTATTATCGTCAAGGTATGAGGGCTATTTCCCTTATCCAATCTGCATTCTGAATGTTCTGTCGCACCCTCAGGCTATCAACTCAATTAAGAGCTATTTCTCCCGATAATTTGTTGAAACTTTCAGAGTCACAATTAAGAGAATGCGAACTGTCTCGGCAAAAGATTAATTATTTGCAAAATATTGCTTCGGTTTTTATCGATGGATTTTTAACTCCTGAACAATGACATGAAATGAATAATGAACAGGTACTTAAATAATTAACCCAAATCAAAGATATTGGACAATGAACCGTTCAAATGTTTCTGATTTTTTACTTACAACGTCCAGATCTTTTACCATTAAAAGACATCGGTTTAGTAAATATTATCAAACAACATTATGCTGATCTAACTTTATCACAGATAACCGAATTATCTAAAAAATGGCAATCTTACAGAACCGTAGCCATATAATATAGTATCTCTGGCTATCTTATGATGGTGTTGCTATTTATTATTAATATAATAATTTTATGTGGTATTTTAAAAATGAAGATACTTCATTTCTCTTGAAAATATTAAATTAAGTACTCGGTAAAAATGACCATAAATCAAACTATTAAAGAAAAGGTTAAATTATTAGCACAAGAATCCTTACAAAATTCTAAACTTTCAGACTGGTTTGATCTTCTTTATAAACAAGCAGGAGAGGATGCGACACAAAATCCTTGGGCAAAAATGCAACCTTATTCTTATTTTCAAAATTAGCTGAATGAACTTCAGCTCAATAAATTATGAGGATTAAATAGTCTGGTAATTGGTTGTGGATTAGGAGATGATGCTGAAGCCTTAGCTCTGAGGAAGCGACAATGAAGCTAAACAGACGATGCGATAAAGGATTGAACAGGGTAATCTGAATAAAGATGAGATGTTTTCAGTTTTTATATTAATTGCTATAGAAAAAGATGTTTGAACTTCCTCAATTTTATCAGAACCATTTAAAAAAACAGTTTAATTTATCTTAATATTTAACTCTTTATCTTTCAGTTAACTTACTCCAAAATATTAAAACTGTCAGGTTAGAAAAAATGGTAAAATGTTTTCCTTATCTGATTAAATTAAGAAGTAGAATTAAAAAGTTACAACGATTTCTGAGTCTGGAAAATTGGAAAGTTGAAACTATGATCTGATAAATAATTAACAGTATGTTTAGGATACAACCAACGTGCTAAATCTTTGAAATGATTAATCATTAGTGATTTCTTAGAAGTTGGTATTTTTATGGAAAATGTCGAAACTCAAAATTTCTGTCTTAAAAGTTTGATCGAACTCTATGATGTTTTAAGAATCTTCTGCTTTTCAATTCTTGTATTTGACAATTAGCTTCTTTCCCCGCCAGTAAACTACATTTTTTGATCGTAGTTGTGAAGAGGAGATTAAGGAATTGATTGCGGTTAAAATTACCCATAAATGTCCCATAAGCACAAATAGCTTCGGGATATTGAGTCACTAAACCATAGTTTAAATCACGAGGTATCTGGGGGATATACTTTTCCCAACGAAACTCATCCACTGTTAACTATGCGGTAATAGCGATGGGTGCAATAACTTGATTTTTTCGGCATTAGCAAAGCACAGAGGGGCATCTTGACATTCACTCGTTACAGTCAAACTAAGCATAGATGTCACCATCTACCCTTGTCTTCAGAACGGAACGTGAGACTTTTACCTCATTCCGCTCCTCTGGAATAAACCCTTTGTCATGGGTACAATTCAGACTTCCATCTCTGGTTGTCTTATCATCGTGGCAATGTCTATGTAGAGCTTGTAGATTGTCATATTTATCCTTTCCGCCTTTCGATTTGGGGATAATGTGGTCGATTTCTAACAAGTCTCCAGCTTTGAAGTTCAGTTTGCAGTGATTACATTTTCCTTTTTGTTTCTTTAATAATATTGCCATTCTTGTAGAAACTTCAGGATGTTTGCCTATTCTTGCCGTCCAGTAAATCCAGTCACCATCGTAAGGTGATTTCTCTCCTTTAACTTTAGTGTGACGCTTGATTTCTGTTTTGCTATGGTTTAATAGTCTTATTCCATCTTCATCTCTGGTTGAGAACGTCCAGTTATCTTCTCCATAAGTACGCCAATATTTC encodes the following:
- a CDS encoding glutathione S-transferase family protein; its protein translation is MLELYQFELSQFSEKVRFILDYKGLEYKKIEVTPGIGQLEVFKVSGQRQVPVLKDGDTYIADSTEIALYLDSKYPEKPLIPSDGITRGQCLLIEEWADQSLGLNGRKAFMGALNHYPNFRTSFLPKNTPDIFKTFVSAFPSEVFNAIGIGLTLGTDILKVGEKTLKRDLEALTLILKNQPYLVGDKPTLADFTVAALTTIIKFPPVAYFDIPIDIEGKGIPGIADNSDYFTFFEWRDRLYADFRQPVDKSSSNFGGSSQDNKPTSIEID
- a CDS encoding SpoIID/LytB domain-containing protein → MWTKFLLKTTSKLSFIALFWLIFTTSAHAALELRVAIKKGVNNVQIGSSTPAIIKDSGGRVVGQVEQMNSFVAKSNGANVNLAQWNSNRLWLEPTGDGVIWIGDRWYRGRVLLTRQGSGITAVNYVDLEDYLYSVVGAEAVASWPQEALKTQAVAARTYALYKRNTSKNSVFDLDTTTATQVYKGLGSEYTTTHQAVKATNGQIMTYNNQPILAVFHSSSGGHTENVEDIWTSPLPYLRGVVDYDQTAPVFQWNKTVSPSSISRVAGGVGNIRALVPQKTTPQGRIVTMQVVGDRSTKTVAGSDLRSALDLRSTLFRVSSGGNTLQVSGRGFGHGLGLSQWGTYYLAQNGVNYRQILGHYYQNARLATMKTR